The following are from one region of the Ignavibacteriales bacterium genome:
- the rfaE2 gene encoding D-glycero-beta-D-manno-heptose 1-phosphate adenylyltransferase, with protein MENTLTREEIIKVRKQHKTEGKKVVFTNGCFDILHAGHVDYLNKAKTLGDILIVGINSDSSMKIIKGDKRPIICQEERAILVSNLKAVDYVTFFDEPTPKEIIDELIPDILVKGADWAIDKIVGRDIVEANGGEVKTITFVNDQSTSKIIKTILERYKDG; from the coding sequence ATGGAAAACACCCTGACTCGTGAAGAAATAATAAAAGTTCGTAAGCAGCATAAAACTGAAGGAAAAAAAGTAGTTTTCACAAATGGCTGCTTCGATATTCTACACGCCGGTCATGTTGATTATTTGAATAAAGCAAAAACTCTGGGCGATATTTTAATAGTTGGAATCAATAGTGATTCATCTATGAAAATTATAAAAGGGGATAAGCGTCCAATCATTTGCCAGGAAGAGAGAGCAATTCTCGTTAGTAATCTTAAAGCTGTGGATTATGTTACTTTTTTTGATGAACCAACCCCAAAGGAAATAATTGATGAATTGATTCCTGATATTCTTGTTAAAGGTGCAGATTGGGCAATTGATAAGATTGTGGGAAGAGATATAGTTGAAGCTAACGGCGGTGAAGTTAAGACAATTACTTTTGTAAACGATCAATCAACTTCTAAAATAATAAAAACAATTTTAGAGCGTTACAAAGACGGATGA
- a CDS encoding response regulator transcription factor, which translates to MQTINIIIADDHKLVREGFISLLKHPAKIYPIRISVLAEAGNGRELVDLYFKLKPDLIIIDLAMPVLSGIKAFKEIKNYDVNIKALFLSMHEDEAYIYHIIKAGGMGLVGKSVAKEELHYAVKKIYDGEIYFGKQWTESKLKKLVNNYSNTGNPEKYIFENDLTERETEIIKLIESGLCSDEIARKLFISKRTVDTHRSNIIKKLNLKTEFDLYKFAAMFIEFNIN; encoded by the coding sequence ATGCAAACAATAAACATAATAATAGCCGACGATCATAAATTAGTAAGAGAAGGATTTATTAGTCTTTTAAAACACCCGGCTAAGATTTATCCGATACGGATTAGTGTTTTAGCCGAAGCCGGGAACGGCAGGGAATTAGTGGATTTATATTTTAAGCTAAAGCCCGATTTAATTATTATTGACTTGGCGATGCCCGTTTTAAGCGGCATAAAGGCATTTAAGGAAATAAAAAATTACGATGTTAACATTAAGGCATTATTCCTTTCTATGCATGAAGATGAGGCTTACATTTACCATATAATAAAAGCAGGCGGGATGGGTTTGGTTGGGAAAAGCGTTGCAAAAGAAGAATTGCATTATGCAGTAAAAAAAATATATGATGGGGAAATTTATTTTGGGAAACAGTGGACCGAAAGTAAATTAAAAAAGCTAGTTAATAATTACAGCAATACAGGCAACCCGGAGAAATATATATTTGAAAATGACTTAACTGAAAGAGAGACTGAAATTATAAAACTGATAGAAAGCGGGTTATGCAGCGATGAAATTGCAAGGAAATTATTTATAAGCAAACGAACAGTTGATACGCACAGATCCAACATTATTAAAAAACTGAACCTGAAAACGGAATTTGATCTTTATAAATTCGCTGCCATGTTTATAGAATTTAACATTAATTAG
- a CDS encoding sensor histidine kinase, which translates to MELKNTRLMALFAELDPDPILRVNESGLIISVNNAVSNLINDKSLIGESIYVLLDDKSYNVKECIINNKSLQFYKTIGDKYYSIICKGISHLHFLQVYIHDITFRKKYEEELRKYHERIQEKIECERKRISYELHDGIGQNIILAKLMLQKGDEHSKNSKGNENYIKVLEVLENTIRELRKIAHNLRPRILEEEGIDSALRSLCDAVKQETGLKVEINVKLNTKKLDDKLEVLLFRITQEAINNIIKHSKADEFNIRLFNSVNIIKLIIADNGIGFKHNNFTFSSKGLGLLNMKERVEIHGGKIKIDTSPGNGTILYFDIPLN; encoded by the coding sequence TTGGAATTAAAGAATACAAGGTTAATGGCTTTATTTGCAGAACTTGATCCCGACCCGATACTTAGAGTGAATGAAAGCGGTTTAATAATAAGTGTAAATAATGCTGTATCTAATTTAATTAATGATAAGAGTCTTATTGGAGAATCGATATATGTTTTATTAGATGACAAAAGTTACAACGTAAAGGAATGCATTATAAATAATAAATCTTTGCAATTTTATAAGACTATCGGAGACAAATATTATTCAATAATATGTAAAGGAATTTCTCATTTACATTTTCTGCAGGTCTATATTCATGACATAACCTTTAGAAAAAAATATGAAGAAGAACTGAGAAAATATCATGAAAGAATCCAGGAGAAAATAGAATGTGAAAGAAAAAGAATTTCGTATGAGCTTCATGATGGAATTGGACAGAATATTATTCTTGCAAAACTTATGCTGCAGAAAGGAGATGAACATTCAAAAAATAGTAAAGGAAATGAAAATTATATTAAAGTATTAGAAGTTCTTGAAAACACAATAAGGGAATTAAGAAAGATTGCTCATAATCTTAGACCTAGAATTCTTGAAGAAGAGGGAATCGATTCAGCTTTAAGGAGTTTATGCGACGCTGTTAAACAGGAAACCGGATTAAAGGTAGAGATAAACGTAAAGCTTAATACAAAAAAGCTTGATGATAAACTGGAAGTATTATTGTTTAGAATAACGCAGGAAGCAATTAATAATATTATTAAACATTCAAAGGCAGATGAGTTTAATATAAGGTTATTTAATTCTGTGAATATAATAAAACTGATAATTGCCGATAATGGTATTGGTTTTAAACACAATAACTTTACATTCAGCAGCAAAGGATTAGGATTATTAAATATGAAAGAGAGAGTTGAAATCCACGGTGGTAAAATTAAAATTGATACTAGTCCGGGTAACGGTACGATACTGTATTTTGATATTCCACTAAATTAA
- a CDS encoding biopolymer transporter Tol produces the protein MGKKVFLFLIFLFASNLVFGQFGKNKIQYKNFSWYYIQTKHFDIYFPQGGEKIAEFAAKSIEDALTSVQKTFNYTINNRISFIIYKSTNDFQETNVTDEYLEEGIGGFTEIFKNRIVLPFDGSYSHFRHVIHHELTHGVVNDMFYGGSLQNVISKGISIQLPLWFNEGLAEYESVGWDTDEDMFIRDAVINDNMPDINRLNGYYAYRGGQAVFNYIARKYGREKIGEIINKTKGQGDLEEGLKSSIGLTTEELNERWKKDLKKTYWPDIATHDDPDVFAKRLTNHKKEGGNYNTSPAISPQGDKVAFISNRNFYFDVYLMNLIDGKIIKKLVEGNRSPDFEQLNILSPGLDWSPDGKKIVLSAKTSGWDVIYIIDVESEDKEELPIRMDGISSVNWSPDGQFLSFIGQNGIQSDVFIYDLWKKELTNLTNDVFTDLDPVWSPDNKIIYFASDRSNYLNPQALPDTFNIANFNNNRTHIYGINLDKKNIFRVTNFPYGDEISPAVSQDGKEILFIGELNGINNIFKQRVYLTDKDSVKSIDQLPSTPITNSLNGLYQLSLSNDGKKLVFSSLYESAYNIFLLNNPFEPKTDKLQLEPTVYYSQSILPKEEIKDTLKSFVEISKTKNTNVVDTSKTEVATSPSIFVGNIEEAPKADTTKKKVDYSKYIFSDNKQIKRDSTTAENNPEFNPANNLDSKGNYLVNKYKIDFSPDIIYANAGYSTLYGLLGTTVLSFSDMLGNHRIIGITSLQIDLKNSDYGLAYYYLPNRVDFGIEGFHTARFVYLQRGQNWNLFRFRNYGMVLSASYPLNKFYRVDGGVSWLNISSENLDDVSEPSEKVGYLIPSLSFIHDNVLWGYTSPIDGTRYNLTLFGNPVSGSEHQSFYSLNWDYRNYSRFWYDNSFVFRISGGYSGGENPQNFFIGGTENWINRNFKTGEIPLNKASDFAFLTPALPLRGYDYAEQIGHKYALLNLELRMPLIRYLVTGPIPILFQNILGVAFIDMGSAWNDTKKLQLIAKVNDKMMTKDMLLGTGFGARMYFLYFLLRFDVAWSYNLDSFSRPKYYFSIGADF, from the coding sequence ATGGGCAAAAAAGTATTTCTGTTTTTAATATTTCTGTTTGCCTCAAATCTTGTATTTGGTCAGTTCGGTAAGAATAAAATTCAATACAAGAACTTTTCCTGGTATTACATTCAAACCAAACATTTCGATATTTACTTTCCACAAGGTGGAGAAAAGATTGCCGAGTTTGCCGCTAAATCCATTGAAGATGCATTAACATCAGTTCAGAAAACTTTCAATTATACAATAAATAATAGAATTTCTTTTATCATTTATAAATCAACAAATGATTTTCAGGAAACAAATGTAACCGACGAATACCTTGAAGAGGGAATTGGTGGGTTTACGGAAATATTTAAAAACAGGATCGTGCTCCCATTCGATGGTTCCTACAGTCATTTCCGTCATGTTATTCACCACGAACTAACGCACGGTGTTGTTAATGATATGTTCTATGGCGGTTCTCTTCAGAATGTAATTTCAAAAGGAATTTCTATTCAACTTCCACTTTGGTTTAATGAAGGTTTAGCTGAATACGAATCAGTTGGCTGGGATACTGATGAAGATATGTTCATTCGCGATGCGGTTATTAATGATAATATGCCGGATATAAATCGATTGAATGGATATTACGCTTACCGCGGTGGGCAGGCTGTATTTAATTACATCGCCAGGAAATATGGGAGAGAAAAAATTGGCGAAATAATTAATAAAACCAAGGGACAGGGAGATTTGGAGGAAGGCTTAAAATCTTCAATTGGATTGACTACAGAAGAATTAAATGAACGATGGAAAAAAGATCTTAAAAAAACTTATTGGCCAGATATTGCTACGCATGATGATCCTGACGTATTTGCTAAAAGATTAACTAATCACAAAAAAGAAGGCGGCAACTATAACACCAGTCCTGCAATTTCACCACAAGGGGATAAGGTTGCTTTTATTTCTAACCGTAACTTCTACTTTGATGTTTATCTAATGAATCTGATTGATGGAAAGATTATAAAAAAATTAGTTGAAGGGAACAGATCACCGGATTTTGAGCAGCTAAATATTCTTTCACCTGGTTTAGATTGGTCACCTGATGGAAAAAAAATTGTTCTGTCAGCTAAAACAAGCGGCTGGGATGTTATTTATATAATTGATGTTGAATCTGAAGATAAAGAAGAATTACCGATTCGTATGGATGGAATCTCATCTGTTAACTGGTCACCCGATGGTCAATTCCTTAGTTTCATCGGACAAAATGGAATTCAATCCGATGTTTTTATTTATGATTTATGGAAAAAGGAATTAACAAATCTTACAAATGATGTTTTCACTGATTTAGATCCGGTTTGGTCACCCGATAATAAAATAATTTATTTTGCCTCCGACCGCAGCAATTATCTGAATCCTCAAGCGCTTCCGGATACATTTAATATTGCTAACTTCAATAATAATCGTACACACATTTATGGAATTAATCTTGATAAAAAAAATATATTCAGAGTAACAAATTTTCCTTATGGTGATGAAATATCACCGGCAGTTTCTCAGGATGGTAAAGAGATTTTATTTATTGGTGAACTAAACGGAATTAATAATATTTTTAAACAGAGAGTTTATTTAACTGATAAAGATTCTGTTAAAAGTATTGATCAATTGCCTTCAACTCCAATTACTAATTCTTTAAACGGATTATACCAGCTTTCCTTATCAAATGATGGAAAGAAGTTAGTATTTAGTTCCTTGTATGAATCCGCCTATAATATATTTCTTCTGAACAATCCGTTCGAACCAAAGACTGACAAGCTTCAATTAGAACCAACAGTATATTATTCACAATCAATTTTACCCAAAGAGGAAATTAAAGACACTCTTAAATCATTTGTGGAAATTTCAAAAACGAAGAATACAAATGTTGTTGATACAAGCAAAACTGAAGTAGCTACAAGTCCAAGCATCTTTGTTGGAAATATTGAAGAAGCACCAAAAGCGGATACCACTAAAAAGAAAGTTGATTACAGTAAGTATATTTTTTCTGATAATAAACAGATTAAAAGAGATAGCACTACAGCAGAAAATAATCCAGAGTTTAATCCGGCAAACAACCTCGATTCCAAAGGAAACTATTTAGTAAATAAATACAAGATTGATTTTTCTCCGGATATTATTTATGCTAATGCCGGTTATAGTACGCTCTATGGTTTACTGGGCACTACAGTTCTTTCATTTAGTGATATGCTTGGAAACCATAGGATAATTGGAATTACCAGTTTGCAAATTGATTTGAAAAACAGTGATTATGGTTTAGCTTATTATTATTTGCCAAACAGAGTTGATTTTGGAATTGAAGGATTTCACACAGCACGATTTGTTTATCTTCAAAGAGGACAAAATTGGAATTTGTTTAGATTCCGTAATTACGGAATGGTACTTTCCGCAAGTTACCCGCTAAATAAGTTTTATAGAGTAGATGGTGGTGTTAGCTGGCTTAATATTTCATCTGAAAACCTTGATGATGTATCCGAACCTTCAGAAAAAGTTGGTTACCTAATTCCATCTTTAAGTTTTATTCACGATAATGTTTTGTGGGGTTATACTTCTCCAATTGATGGAACAAGATATAATTTAACATTATTTGGGAATCCTGTTTCGGGTAGTGAGCATCAAAGTTTTTATTCATTAAACTGGGATTACAGGAATTACAGCAGATTCTGGTACGACAATTCTTTTGTGTTTAGAATTTCTGGTGGCTATTCCGGCGGTGAAAATCCACAAAACTTTTTTATTGGTGGAACAGAAAACTGGATAAACAGAAACTTTAAGACCGGTGAAATTCCGCTTAACAAAGCTTCTGATTTTGCATTCCTTACACCAGCACTTCCACTACGCGGTTATGATTATGCTGAACAGATAGGACATAAATATGCTTTGCTTAATCTGGAATTAAGAATGCCCTTGATAAGATATTTAGTGACGGGTCCAATCCCAATTTTATTTCAAAACATTCTTGGTGTAGCTTTTATCGATATGGGTTCTGCCTGGAATGATACAAAGAAACTACAATTAATTGCCAAGGTAAATGATAAAATGATGACCAAAGATATGCTGCTCGGTACCGGTTTTGGTGCAAGGATGTATTTCTTATACTTCCTGCTTAGGTTTGATGTGGCATGGTCATACAATCTTGATTCTTTCTCCAGACCAAAATATTATTTTTCTATTGGAGCAGATTTTTAG
- the rnr gene encoding ribonuclease R, which yields MKKKIIAYFKKNPGVNIKTSELAKKLQMQDEHEYSALKSMLHDLVEENILIKKGKRFRYNSVTEGKLIGTISITEGGFGFVTLTKSEAGDIFIASRNLGTAFSGDTVEVSLFAKQKGKNLEGEIVNIIKRGKEEIVGDLHKTKAFYFVKSDDRSIHRDIYIGEKDLNGAKSGDKVVVSKIDWKSSNLNPEGKVKEILGKSGSYDTEISALAREFNLPYVFPKSVLKEANHITLEIKEEEIAKRLDLRSKNIITIDPEDAKDLDDAVSIEVLENGNYMVGIHIADVSHFVDDGTNLDVEASQRGNSVYFVGKVIPMLPERISNGICSLVPNEDRLTFSVLAEATKDGKLIDYQIRKTIINSKRRFTYNEAQEVIEKKAGDFANELILLNDLARTFRNKRMSKGSINFISPEVKFVLNELGVPIQIEKKIVKESHELIEEYMLLANQIVAKHIGGGKGKSEMQFVYRVHDLPNEEKIREFANFVKSLGFSFDPNSANKTKQFQKLLEEVKGTEEEDLINDVAIRTMAKAIYSTKNIGHYGLGFKFYSHFTSPIRRYSDLITHRLLFSYLETGMQKYFRGDELEEICEHISATERKALEAERTSVKHKQVEYLSNHVGEEFHGVVSGITHFGMFIELTQSLAEGLIRLRDLEDDYYVYDEKNYSLIGRSTKKRYRLGDKITVKLIRVDKEKRELDFQIVEDKFN from the coding sequence ATGAAGAAAAAAATTATTGCGTACTTTAAGAAAAATCCAGGCGTTAACATCAAAACGAGTGAGCTTGCTAAGAAACTTCAAATGCAAGATGAGCACGAATATTCAGCTCTGAAATCAATGTTACACGACCTGGTTGAGGAGAATATTTTGATAAAAAAAGGCAAGCGGTTCAGGTACAATTCTGTAACTGAAGGAAAGTTAATTGGTACAATCAGCATAACCGAAGGAGGTTTTGGTTTTGTTACTTTAACTAAATCGGAAGCTGGTGATATTTTTATTGCATCAAGAAATTTAGGAACAGCTTTTAGCGGTGATACTGTTGAAGTATCTTTATTTGCGAAGCAAAAAGGTAAAAATCTTGAAGGCGAAATTGTAAATATTATCAAAAGAGGTAAAGAAGAAATTGTTGGCGACCTCCATAAGACAAAAGCATTTTACTTTGTTAAAAGCGATGACAGGAGCATTCACAGAGATATTTACATTGGCGAGAAAGATCTGAATGGTGCAAAGAGCGGGGATAAAGTTGTAGTTTCTAAAATTGATTGGAAATCATCAAATCTGAATCCAGAAGGTAAAGTAAAAGAAATTCTGGGGAAATCCGGTTCTTATGATACAGAAATTTCGGCTCTGGCAAGGGAATTCAACCTTCCATATGTTTTTCCAAAATCTGTTCTAAAAGAAGCTAATCATATCACTCTGGAAATTAAAGAAGAAGAAATAGCAAAGCGTTTGGATCTTAGAAGTAAAAATATTATTACAATCGATCCCGAAGACGCAAAAGATTTAGATGATGCAGTTTCAATAGAAGTTTTGGAAAATGGTAATTACATGGTTGGTATTCACATTGCCGATGTAAGCCATTTTGTTGATGATGGAACTAACCTGGACGTTGAAGCAAGCCAGCGTGGAAACAGCGTTTACTTTGTTGGTAAAGTTATACCAATGCTGCCGGAAAGAATTTCTAACGGTATCTGTTCTTTGGTTCCAAATGAAGATAGACTTACTTTTTCTGTACTTGCAGAAGCTACTAAGGATGGTAAACTAATTGATTATCAAATTCGGAAGACAATCATCAACAGTAAAAGAAGATTTACCTATAATGAAGCGCAGGAAGTTATTGAGAAAAAGGCTGGAGATTTTGCTAACGAACTTATTCTACTTAATGATCTTGCCAGAACTTTTCGGAACAAAAGGATGTCTAAGGGAAGTATAAACTTCATTAGTCCGGAGGTTAAATTTGTTCTTAATGAACTTGGTGTACCGATTCAAATTGAAAAGAAAATAGTTAAAGAAAGCCATGAATTAATTGAAGAATATATGTTGCTTGCAAATCAAATTGTAGCTAAGCATATTGGTGGAGGTAAAGGTAAATCGGAAATGCAGTTTGTTTACCGTGTTCACGATTTACCGAATGAAGAAAAAATAAGAGAATTTGCAAATTTTGTAAAATCCTTGGGTTTTTCTTTTGATCCAAATTCAGCAAACAAAACTAAACAGTTCCAAAAATTGTTAGAAGAAGTAAAGGGCACCGAAGAAGAAGATTTGATAAACGATGTAGCAATTAGAACTATGGCAAAAGCAATTTATTCCACAAAAAATATTGGTCATTATGGATTGGGCTTTAAGTTCTATAGTCATTTTACATCTCCGATTAGAAGGTACTCAGATTTAATAACGCATCGGTTGCTTTTCAGTTATCTGGAAACGGGAATGCAAAAATATTTTCGTGGAGATGAACTTGAAGAAATTTGCGAACATATTTCTGCAACAGAAAGAAAAGCGCTGGAGGCTGAAAGAACATCTGTTAAACATAAACAGGTTGAATATTTGTCTAATCACGTAGGTGAGGAATTCCATGGTGTGGTTTCCGGAATAACACACTTTGGTATGTTCATAGAATTAACGCAAAGCCTTGCCGAAGGATTGATAAGACTTAGAGACCTGGAGGACGATTATTATGTTTACGATGAAAAAAATTATTCGTTAATTGGACGTAGTACAAAAAAACGTTATCGGTTAGGAGATAAAATTACAGTAAAATTAATTCGCGTTGATAAAGAAAAACGGGAATTGGATTTTCAGATTGTTGAAGACAAATTTAATTGA